The following are encoded together in the Dickeya lacustris genome:
- a CDS encoding MBL fold metallo-hydrolase produces the protein MKYQIIPVTDFSQNCTLLWCEKTRQAAIVDPGGDVQTIRQAVTQAEVTVTQILLTHGHLDHVGAAAELAEHFAVPIVGPQQADAFWLDGLPAQSRMFGLRDCLPLVPTRWLEEGDTVVIGESELSVVHCPGHTPGHVVFVDKKARLAQVGDVIFRGGVGRSDFPQGDHQALVDSIRHKLFPLGDDIAFIPGHGPMSTFGEERRTNPFLRDSD, from the coding sequence ATGAAATACCAGATTATTCCCGTCACAGACTTTAGTCAGAATTGCACCCTGCTGTGGTGTGAAAAAACCCGACAAGCCGCCATTGTTGACCCCGGCGGCGATGTGCAAACCATTCGGCAGGCCGTGACGCAAGCTGAGGTAACGGTGACGCAGATTCTGCTCACCCATGGCCATTTAGATCATGTCGGGGCAGCGGCTGAACTGGCTGAACACTTTGCGGTGCCGATTGTCGGCCCGCAACAGGCCGATGCATTTTGGCTCGATGGTTTACCTGCACAAAGCCGCATGTTTGGGTTGCGTGATTGTCTGCCGCTGGTGCCGACGCGCTGGCTGGAGGAGGGCGATACCGTGGTGATTGGCGAGTCAGAGCTGTCAGTGGTGCACTGTCCGGGGCATACGCCGGGTCATGTGGTGTTCGTTGATAAAAAAGCGCGTCTCGCCCAGGTGGGGGATGTTATCTTCCGGGGTGGCGTCGGGCGCAGCGATTTTCCGCAAGGCGACCATCAGGCGCTGGTGGATTCTATCCGCCATAAACTCTTTCCATTGGGTGACGACATTGCGTTCATTCCGGGCCATGGCCCGATGTCAACGTTCGGCGAAGAGCGCCGCACCAATCCATTTTTGCGTGATAGCGACTGA
- a CDS encoding YcbK family protein has protein sequence MEPIDHHRRKWLALGGAALGIALLPGQSLASLSTTRPRILTLNNVNTGERIKVEFFDGRRYNKSELSRLNHFFRDYRANKVKTIDPALFDQLYRLQVMLGTTKPVQLISGYRSYSTNEDLRSSSRGVAKQSYHTQGKAMDFHIEGVQLANIRKAAMKMRAGGVGYYPQSNFIHIDTGAVRTW, from the coding sequence ATGGAACCAATTGATCATCATCGACGCAAATGGCTTGCACTCGGCGGCGCGGCGCTGGGTATTGCATTGCTGCCGGGGCAATCGCTGGCTTCGCTATCTACCACCCGTCCCCGTATCCTCACGCTGAATAATGTGAATACCGGTGAGCGTATCAAAGTCGAATTCTTTGATGGCCGCCGCTATAACAAGTCAGAGCTATCACGGTTGAACCATTTCTTCCGTGATTACCGGGCGAATAAAGTGAAAACGATCGATCCGGCACTGTTTGATCAGCTATACCGCTTACAGGTGATGCTTGGCACAACCAAGCCGGTACAGCTGATCTCTGGCTATCGCTCCTACAGTACCAATGAAGATCTGCGCTCAAGCAGTCGGGGTGTGGCAAAACAGAGCTACCATACTCAGGGGAAAGCCATGGACTTCCATATTGAGGGTGTCCAACTGGCTAATATCCGTAAGGCGGCGATGAAAATGCGTGCCGGAGGCGTCGGATATTACCCGCAAAGTAATTTTATCCATATAGATACCGGGGCCGTGCGCACCTGGTAA
- the ldtD gene encoding L,D-transpeptidase translates to MLSGKQRKQTRLLGMVGAVWACGMSAALPVQSATSSAALPVAQTHPASLSAGLPAGISLRYLNELNALYSHQHHQPLWRDSQLVKAFQQQLAEVALSGVQPQFTAWVTWLTDPRLSDFSRDVVLSDAMLGYMQFVAGVEKNGNNWLYGSVPYTLSAPPAAMVNQWQQALAAGNGVAFVAALAPRHSQYTKMHNALKTLLADNRAWPKLVLADSLRPGDNSEALLVLAEILQRSGLLKPESAAAVATHYDGELVEAVKRFQHAQGLQDDGVIGKRTRDWLNVPPQQRAALLALNIQRLRLVPDKVNSGIVVNIPNYSLSFYQNGAEILASRVIVGQPKRKTPLMNTSLSNVVMNPPWNVPTTLTRQDIIPKVIQDPSYLQRHGYTVLSDWSDNAQSIDPAMIDWPTVSAGNFPYRLRQAPGQSNSLGRYKFNIPNTDAIYLHDTPNHNLFQKDIRALSSGCVRVNKASELAALLLQDAGWNGARISSTIEQGNTTYVPVRQRIQVHFYYLTAWVAEDGKPQFRTDIYNYDDTVKSGAMVLSKAGLLLQ, encoded by the coding sequence ATGTTGTCAGGTAAACAAAGAAAACAAACGCGGCTGCTGGGTATGGTCGGTGCTGTATGGGCTTGCGGCATGAGTGCGGCATTGCCTGTTCAGTCTGCGACATCATCGGCGGCGCTACCCGTGGCTCAAACGCATCCCGCTTCGCTATCCGCTGGTTTACCCGCCGGTATTTCTCTGCGTTATCTTAATGAACTGAACGCGCTGTACTCGCATCAGCATCACCAACCGCTGTGGCGTGATAGTCAATTGGTCAAAGCCTTCCAGCAACAACTGGCAGAAGTGGCGTTGTCCGGTGTGCAACCGCAATTCACCGCCTGGGTGACGTGGCTGACAGACCCGCGCCTGAGCGACTTTTCTCGCGATGTGGTGCTGTCTGACGCGATGCTGGGTTATATGCAATTTGTCGCGGGTGTCGAGAAAAACGGCAATAACTGGCTGTATGGCAGTGTGCCTTACACGCTTTCAGCGCCGCCAGCGGCGATGGTTAACCAATGGCAGCAAGCGCTTGCGGCTGGCAATGGTGTGGCCTTTGTTGCTGCACTGGCACCACGGCATTCGCAATATACAAAGATGCATAATGCATTGAAAACCCTACTTGCTGATAACCGCGCGTGGCCAAAACTGGTACTGGCTGATTCACTGCGCCCGGGGGATAACAGCGAAGCATTACTGGTATTGGCTGAGATTTTACAGCGTAGCGGCCTGCTGAAGCCGGAGAGCGCCGCTGCGGTGGCAACCCATTATGACGGCGAGCTGGTTGAAGCGGTCAAACGTTTTCAGCATGCGCAAGGGTTGCAGGATGACGGCGTGATAGGCAAACGTACCCGTGACTGGCTGAATGTGCCGCCCCAGCAGCGAGCGGCGTTATTGGCGTTAAATATTCAGCGCTTGCGATTGGTGCCGGATAAGGTTAACAGCGGCATCGTTGTTAATATTCCCAATTACTCGCTGAGTTTTTATCAAAATGGCGCGGAAATTCTGGCATCAAGGGTGATTGTGGGCCAGCCAAAGCGTAAGACGCCGCTGATGAACACCTCACTGAGCAATGTGGTGATGAATCCACCGTGGAATGTACCAACGACGCTAACGCGTCAGGATATTATTCCCAAAGTAATACAAGACCCCAGCTATCTACAGCGCCACGGTTATACCGTGCTGTCCGACTGGAGCGATAATGCCCAGTCTATCGATCCGGCCATGATTGACTGGCCGACCGTGTCGGCAGGGAATTTCCCTTATCGGCTGCGTCAGGCCCCGGGGCAGAGTAATTCTCTGGGGCGCTATAAGTTCAATATCCCGAATACGGATGCTATCTACCTGCACGATACACCGAACCACAATCTGTTCCAGAAGGACATTCGCGCCTTGAGTTCAGGCTGCGTGCGGGTGAATAAAGCTTCCGAACTGGCCGCGCTGTTACTGCAAGATGCTGGCTGGAATGGTGCGCGCATCTCCTCAACCATCGAGCAGGGTAATACGACCTATGTTCCTGTGCGCCAGCGTATACAGGTTCATTTCTATTATCTGACCGCCTGGGTAGCGGAAGATGGCAAGCCGCAATTCCGCACAGATATTTACAATTATGATGACACGGTAAAAAGCGGTGCGATGGTGTTATCTAAAGCAGGCTTATTATTGCAGTAA
- a CDS encoding protein adenylyltransferase SelO — MPHHLLFHNHYHQQLPGFYTELTPQPLQGAHLLYHNAPLAQTLGLSDDDFQGDNQQIWTGERILPQMAPLAQVYGGHQFGVWAGQLGDGRGILLGQQQMADGQTLDWHLKGAGRTPYSRMGDGRAVLRSVVREFLASEALHHLGIPSTRALTLVGSEHMVQREQEETGAMLMRIAQSHVRFGHFEHFYYRREPEKVRQLAEYVIAQHWPHWQQEPERYFLWFCDVVERTACLIAQWQAVGFAHGVMNTDNLSILGITLDYGPYGFMDDYQPQYICNHSDYQGRYAFNHQPAVGLWNLHRLAQALSSLMSANQLEQALACYEPALMRRFGELMRARLGFTTPQTQDNALLQELLALMQRERADYTQTFRLLAETELHSAASPLQDLFVDRPALDRWLHAYRQRLQQDECDEDKRRQRMKQASPRYVLRNYLAQRVIDELARGDSQLLARVHQALCQPYDEQPDMADLAALPPEWGKQLVISCSS; from the coding sequence ATGCCACATCATCTGTTGTTTCATAACCACTATCACCAACAGTTGCCCGGGTTTTATACCGAACTGACGCCGCAACCGTTGCAGGGTGCCCATTTGCTTTACCACAATGCGCCCCTGGCCCAGACATTGGGGTTATCCGATGATGACTTTCAAGGGGATAACCAGCAGATTTGGACCGGTGAGCGGATATTGCCGCAAATGGCGCCGTTGGCTCAGGTTTACGGGGGGCATCAGTTCGGCGTCTGGGCTGGGCAGTTGGGCGACGGGCGCGGTATTTTGCTCGGCCAGCAACAGATGGCGGATGGGCAGACGCTGGACTGGCATCTCAAGGGGGCTGGTCGCACGCCTTATTCCCGCATGGGGGATGGCCGGGCGGTACTGCGTTCGGTGGTGCGTGAATTTTTGGCTTCAGAGGCGTTACATCACCTTGGTATTCCCAGCACGCGCGCATTAACCCTCGTTGGCAGTGAACATATGGTGCAACGCGAGCAGGAAGAGACCGGCGCAATGTTAATGCGCATAGCGCAAAGCCATGTGCGTTTTGGTCACTTCGAGCATTTTTATTATCGCCGGGAGCCGGAGAAGGTGCGCCAACTGGCTGAGTATGTGATTGCACAGCATTGGCCGCACTGGCAGCAGGAACCGGAGCGTTACTTTTTATGGTTTTGCGATGTTGTTGAGCGCACCGCATGCCTGATTGCGCAGTGGCAGGCCGTGGGGTTTGCGCACGGTGTCATGAATACCGATAACCTGTCTATTTTGGGCATCACGCTGGATTATGGCCCCTATGGTTTTATGGACGATTATCAGCCGCAATACATTTGTAACCATTCAGATTATCAGGGGCGCTATGCGTTTAATCATCAACCGGCTGTGGGGCTGTGGAACCTGCATCGGTTGGCTCAGGCGCTGTCATCCCTGATGTCGGCCAATCAACTGGAACAGGCGCTGGCCTGCTATGAGCCAGCGCTGATGCGGCGTTTTGGCGAACTGATGCGCGCCCGGCTGGGCTTTACGACACCCCAGACGCAGGATAATGCGCTTCTGCAAGAATTACTGGCATTAATGCAGCGCGAGCGAGCCGATTATACCCAGACCTTTCGCCTGCTGGCTGAAACCGAGCTACATAGCGCCGCCTCGCCGCTGCAAGACCTGTTTGTTGACCGGCCCGCGCTTGACCGTTGGCTGCATGCTTATCGTCAGCGACTGCAACAGGATGAATGTGATGAGGATAAGCGCCGACAGCGCATGAAGCAGGCGAGCCCCCGCTATGTCCTGCGAAATTATTTGGCCCAGCGCGTTATTGATGAGCTTGCCAGAGGCGATAGTCAGTTATTGGCGAGGGTTCATCAGGCCTTATGCCAACCCTATGACGAACAACCGGATATGGCTGACCTGGCGGCCTTACCCCCGGAGTGGGGTAAACAGCTGGTGATCTCCTGCTCCAGTTAA
- a CDS encoding EAL domain-containing protein, producing the protein MRIQLDVNDDSEYFFSPVYHLDSRLLAMEMQGYVHSVQGVLPMHQALMMGKWSRQQKLALLNEQLSILQDNASWFCHHHVIALLKLDVSLAALLIENAWLESAFRALPFLQIAINEHFPNISSGRDNTQLEKLSQSFHLWLDDFGIGYTNMKPFYDGVFSCVKMDALFIDKLVVRPVSRSIMTPLLQVIKKHCPGLCIVAKGVDDIRRFEQLRHLDIDAVQGNLWPPLLPDVLDNALMPLRCYGE; encoded by the coding sequence ATGCGCATTCAGCTTGACGTTAATGATGATAGCGAATATTTCTTCTCTCCCGTCTATCATCTGGATTCACGCCTGCTGGCTATGGAAATGCAGGGATACGTCCATAGCGTGCAAGGGGTGCTCCCGATGCATCAGGCGTTGATGATGGGTAAGTGGAGCCGCCAGCAAAAACTGGCGCTGCTAAATGAACAGCTCAGTATCCTGCAAGATAACGCATCTTGGTTTTGTCATCACCACGTCATCGCGTTATTAAAGCTTGATGTTAGCCTGGCGGCGCTGTTAATAGAGAATGCCTGGCTGGAAAGCGCATTCCGTGCGCTGCCCTTCTTGCAGATTGCAATTAATGAGCATTTTCCTAATATTTCTTCCGGTCGTGATAATACACAGCTTGAAAAGTTAAGTCAGTCTTTTCATTTATGGCTGGATGATTTTGGTATCGGTTATACCAATATGAAGCCTTTTTATGATGGTGTATTTTCCTGTGTAAAAATGGATGCATTATTTATCGATAAACTGGTGGTGCGCCCTGTGTCGCGCTCTATTATGACGCCGCTGTTGCAGGTGATAAAAAAACATTGCCCTGGATTATGTATTGTTGCTAAAGGGGTTGATGATATTAGGCGTTTTGAGCAACTACGACATCTGGATATTGACGCAGTGCAAGGGAATTTATGGCCGCCACTATTACCTGATGTGTTGGATAATGCATTAATGCCACTACGCTGTTATGGCGAATAA
- a CDS encoding NlpC/P60 family protein encodes MRFWRFWLILMALCLAGCSSHVPPNTRLGEAGEVRAQLNAQLSQWQGTPYRYGGLDRYGIDCSGFVYLTFRDRFGLNLPRSTEEQAEVGSPVSRNELLPGDLVFFRTGSGENGLHVGIYDSRDQFIHASTSRGVMRSSLNNVYWKRAYWQARRL; translated from the coding sequence ATGAGATTTTGGCGGTTCTGGCTCATATTGATGGCGTTATGTCTGGCTGGCTGTAGCAGCCACGTTCCACCCAATACCCGCTTAGGGGAGGCTGGCGAAGTGCGGGCGCAACTGAACGCGCAGTTGTCTCAGTGGCAGGGTACGCCTTATCGCTATGGCGGTCTTGACCGGTATGGTATTGATTGCTCTGGCTTTGTTTACCTCACCTTTCGCGATCGTTTTGGTTTGAATTTACCGCGCTCAACAGAAGAGCAGGCTGAGGTAGGATCACCGGTTAGCCGTAACGAGCTACTGCCAGGCGACCTGGTATTTTTCCGCACCGGGAGTGGTGAAAACGGATTGCATGTGGGCATTTACGATAGCCGTGACCAATTTATTCATGCCTCCACCAGCCGGGGGGTAATGCGTTCATCACTCAATAACGTTTACTGGAAACGGGCCTATTGGCAGGCACGACGTCTTTGA